A stretch of the Hippoglossus hippoglossus isolate fHipHip1 chromosome 1, fHipHip1.pri, whole genome shotgun sequence genome encodes the following:
- the c1h6orf120 gene encoding UPF0669 protein C6orf120 homolog — MMLSCSALVVALLVSQTRSFLTSEDDGVPEEWVLLHVVQGHIGAGNYSYLRLNHDGRIILHMQSLKGDADLYVSDKTLQPSFDTYKLQSATCGQDVVVVPGDFVRPVGIGIYGHSSHQESEFEMRVFYDQTVPQNPFDAGLYTSEDGHEQKQSPQAADEKEASIVWTILIGLLKIILEILF; from the coding sequence ATGATGCTGAGTTGCAGCGCCCTGGTCGTCGCCCTCCTGGTGTCGCAGACCAGGAGCTTCCTGACCTCGGAGGACGACGGTGTCCCTGAAGAGTGGGTTCTCCTCCACGTGGTTCAGGGCCACATTGGGGCAGGAAACTACAGCTACCTACGCCTCAACCACGATGGCAGAATCATCCTGCACATGCAGAGCCTCAAGGGGGACGCAGACCTCTACGTGTCGGATAAAACCCTGCAGCCGAGCTTCGACACCTACAAGCTGCAGTCAGCCACCTGCGGCCAGGACGTGGTGGTGGTGCCCGGGGACTTTGTGAGGCCCGTGGGAATCGGCATTTACGGCCACTCGTCTCACCAGGAGAGCGAGTTTGAAATGCGGGTGTTCTACGATCAGACGGTGCCCCAGAATCCATTTGACGCAGGCTTGTACACGTCAGAGGACGGACACGAGCAAAAGCAATCCCCTCAGGCTGCAGATGAGAAAGAGGCCTCGATCGTTTGGACAATTCTGATTGGACTTTTGAAGATTATACTtgagattttgttttga
- the mrpl21 gene encoding 39S ribosomal protein L21, mitochondrial, with protein MCVACAEVTHAHCHLTTLPVKMAATRGLWRTWCLWSPRTPLLFPAAGRPHSSVRGDVLPRTSLSRPPWPQQTSPVPEEERGRHAAVVSAVNQRIQRQDFGRLFAVVHFAGRQWKVTPEDLVLIENHIEAECGERIRMEKVLLVGAEDFTLAGRPLLGKELVRVEATVLEKTESWPKVHMRFWKRHRFQRKRIIIQPQTVLRINSIELDPRLS; from the coding sequence ATGTGTGTTGCCTGTGCAGAAGTGACGCATGCGCACTGCCACCTGACAACACTTCCTGTAAAGATGGCGGCGACCAGAGGACTGTGGAGGACGTGGTGCCTGTGGTCACCCAGGACCCCGCTCCTGTTCCCCGCTGCCGGCCGACCGCACAGCTCCGTGCGCGGGGACGTGCTGCCCCGGACCTCCCTGTCCAGGCCGCCGTGGCCGCAGCAGACGAGCCCGGTCCCGGAGGAGGAGCGGGGCCGACACGCCGCCGTGGTGAGCGCCGTGAACCAGCGCATCCAGCGGCAGGACTTCGGCCGCCTCTTCGCCGTGGTGCACTTCGCCGGGCGGCAGTGGAAGGTCACCCCGGAGGACCTGGTCCTGATCGAGAACCACATCGAGGCGGAGTGCGGGGAGCGGATCCGGATGGAGAAGGTGCTGCTGGTCGGGGCGGAGGACTTCACCCTGGCCGGAAGGCCTCTGCTGGGGAAGGAGCTGGTCCGGGTCGAGGCCACCGTCCTGGAGAAGACCGAGTCCTGGCCCAAAGTCCACATGCGGTTCTGGAAGAGACACCGGTTCCAGCGCAAGAGGATCATCATCCAGCCTCAGACGGTGCTGAGGATCAACAGCATCGAACTGGACCCCAGACTCTCCTGA
- the wipf2a gene encoding WAS/WASL-interacting protein family member 2: MPIPPPPPPPPGPPPPPTFNEANTTAPKLSSSGAKGRGALLTDICKGARLKKVGVVSDRSAPVIEKSGGSGGGGGGGGGGGFAGGAPMGMGGLFQGGVPKLRPVGDGSAGGSVGRSALRPPGARSAAPRPPTGRSSSPSPANKPSPPEHQRSHRPSLPDISRPSSSSSGSSSGGGMKHSTSAPPPPPPFNRGGRGNAPPTPNQKAPSTSSHSREKPLPPTPNRGPTPPSSVKPPSSSRPPTGGSSAPPPPPPYRPHTSVSNGPSHVDGGGAPELPQRHNSLHKKHTSGGSSQGRSHAPPPPPSPSPSSQPVPRPPPPAREPPGRRAAPQVPPSGSRNGGRDAPPPPPPYRVNSSAISDSLNRVGKPPPPSSISSSSSSSPRTPAGPPPPPPPIRNGHSNFSSSKSIIDDFESKFNFHPIEDLPPPEEYRHFNKVYPSKNNKGMMRGAPPAPPVGR, encoded by the exons ATGCCTattcctccccctccccccccacccccgggACCGCCGCCCCCACCCACCTTCAATGAG GCGAACACGACTGCTCCCAAACTGAGCTCATCTGGGGCTAAAGGCAGAGGAGCGCTGCTGACCGACATCTGCAAAGGCGCCAGGCTGAAGAAGGTCGGTGTGGTCAGTGACCGGAGTGCACCCGTTATAGAGA aATCAGGAGGAAGTggcgggggaggaggaggaggaggaggtggaggtttTGCAGGCGGCGCCCCAATGGGGATGGGGGGGCTCTTTCAAGGTGGTGTGCCAAAATTACGCCCCGTTGGAG ATGGTTCAGCAGGGGGTTCAGTAGGCAGATCTGCACTGAGGCCCCCGGGGGCCCGGTCCGCGGCCCCTCGCCCCCCAACGGGCCGCTCCAGTTCACCCTCCCCAGCAAACAAGCCCTCTCCACCAGAGCACCAGCGCTCCCACCGCCCCTCTCTCCCCGACATCTCCCgtccctccagcagcagcagcggctcgTCCTCAGGCGGCGGGATGAAGCACAGCACCTCCgccccgccccctcctccacccttcAACAGGGGCGGCCGTGGCAATGCTCCGCCCACCCCCAACCAGAAAGCACCTTCCACATCCTCTCATAGCAGAGAGAAGCCCCTCCCCCCAACGCCCAACCGAGGTCCCACGCCCCCCAGCTCGGTGAAGCCGCCATCTTCCAGCAGACCTCCAACCGGGggttcctctgctcctccgccTCCCCCGCCATACAGACCACACACGTCAGTCTCCAACGGGCCTTCCCACGTAGACGGGGGCGGCGCTCCGGAGCTGCCACAGAGGCACAACTCgctgcacaaaaaacacacatcaggaGGCAGCAGCCAAGGACGAAGCCACgcgcctccacctcctccttctccttctccatcttctcAGCCGGTCCCGAGACCTCCACCACCTGCCAGAGAGCCGCCTGGACGCAGAGCAG CTCCCCAGGTACCCCCCTCCGGGTCTCGTAACGGAGGTCGGGACGCTCCTCCGCCACCACCCCCGTACCGTGTCAACAGCTCTGCGATCTCAGACTCCCTCAACCGAGTGGgaaaacctcctcctccctcctccatctcctcctcctcctcctcctccccccgcACCCCGGCCGgaccccctccacctccaccgccCATCAGGAACGGCCACTCCAACTTCTCCTCTTCCAAGTCCATCATAG ATGATTTTGAATCCAAGTTCAACTTCCACCCGATCGAAGACCTTCCACCTCCGGAGGAGTACAGGCACTTCAACAAGGTCTACCCcagcaaaaacaacaagg GCATGATGAGAGGAGCCCCTCCAGCGCCGCCGGTCGGGAGGTGA